Within Xanthomonas oryzae pv. oryzae, the genomic segment ATGCGGGAAAATACCGGGCAGTCGGCATGATGTGCGCCGGGCAGGTAGCCTAGGCTCATCAGGAACTCGCCGGTGATTTCGCCGCCGGTGAAACGGAAGGTCTTCTTGAACAGCTTGACCCAGGCCGGTTTATCGAGCGGATGGTGTGCGTCCAACCACTGCGCGAAGCTGCCGTGCGTGGCGCGCAAGCGCTGGATGACCTGCGCGTTGTGGATGGCCGCCAACACCTTGAGACGATTGCGGATGATGCCGGCATCGCCCATCAGTCTGGCGATCTCGGCGTCGCCGTACGCTGCAACGGTGTCCACGTCGAAGCCGTCGTAGGCCTGCTGGAAATGGATGCGCTTGCGCAGGATGGTTTCCCAGCTCAGTCCAGCCTGGTTGATTTCCAGCACCAGTCGCTCGAACAGTTCGCGTTCGTCGCGCTGCGGAAAGCCATATTCGTGATCGTGATAGTGGCCGTGAACCGGATTGCCCGGGGCGATGGCGCAGTAGCCGCTCATGGGCGAGTTTCCGGCCGGAGACCTTCTTCGCTGGGCCTGATGTGGATGCGTCGGTCTCCCGGCAGCGCCAACTCTGGCCAGTGGTTGTGCCGCGTCTGGATCTGGCCGTTGCGCAGCGCCTGGCTCACTTCGCTCTTGGCCTCGCTGTCGAGGGATAGAGATCCGCCGTGCCGGTCGGGTACCACCCATCTGGGTTGCGTGTCTGCAGCACGCAGGCGAGGGCGTATTCGCTGTTGAGACTGCACAGCAGTTACGTCGAGCTGGCCGTCGCCATCAAGGTCGTTGCTGCTTGCCACACAGTTGCTGTTGCCCTGCGTGCAAGAGCCCGCGAGCATCTGGGACCTCACCAGGCACTGCCACCAGTCCGCCGGCGGCGCTGCCTGGCCGGCAGCCACGGTCACATGCTGGCGGATCTGGGGCAGGTCGGTCATCTGTCGGTTCGTTTGATCTTCTGTGGGTTCAGACCTGTTCCAGCGACTGGAACGTGCCAGTCGCTGTTCCAGCTGCTGCTTGCGCGTGGTGCTGCCGGTAAAGGCGGGGGGGGCGCAGCGACTACACGGCCTGATAGCCGCGCCGACCGTTGTCGAAAGGCAGAAACTCCATATTCTGGTCTGTTCGCGGAACAGATCACGAAAGGCCTGAATCTTGACCAGCGCGAACAGGCTGACCCACAGCCCCGGCACCATCCAGCACACGCACACGCACAGCAGCGCCAGTGCGTTCTGCCAGGCATGTTCGAACAGGTCGCGGTAGCCTGCGCGCCAATGGCCACGCAGTTGCCGATGCTGTAGCCACGGCAGGGCGACGAACCATCCGAGTGATACGGTAAAACCGAACGACCAGAGAACCGGTATCAGATTCAGGGCCGGCGCGCCTGTGGCCGTCCATGCAGCCCAACTGCCCAAGGCCGTGAACACCAGCGTACTCGCGGCCACGTGCTGAAACAGTGGCCAATCCCGCAGATCCTGCGCGCGCAGCAGCGCGACGCCGGGAATCGTCATGACCAGCGTGTACCAGCAGATTCGCGCGCCCAGCTCGGTAAAGGGCCACATGCCATGTTGCTGGCCCAAGGCCGCCAGAGACAGCGGGCCGCCCTGCAACAGCGCGACCAGCACGATGAAGGCGCGGGTCTTGCGGGGCAGTGGCGCATCGAGAGGCAGTGACGTGGTTCCTGATGTCGGCGGCATCGTCGTTCCATGGCGTGACACGTCACGTATGGGATTGTTTCTGCGCGCGGCAGAGCGAACGGCTAGAATGCGGCCATGTCTGTTTTGCCCACGCCTCTGGCCAACCAACTGCTGATTGCGCTTCCGGCGCTGTCCGATCCCACCTTTTCGCGCAGCGTCGCGCTGATTTGTCAGCACGACGAGAACGGCGCCATGGGCGTGCTGGTCAACCGACCCTCCGAATACACCTTGGGCGAAGTGCTGTCGCAGATGGGCATCGACACCGACGACGAGCCGTTGCGCGAGCAGA encodes:
- a CDS encoding DNA-3-methyladenine glycosylase I; this encodes MSGYCAIAPGNPVHGHYHDHEYGFPQRDERELFERLVLEINQAGLSWETILRKRIHFQQAYDGFDVDTVAAYGDAEIARLMGDAGIIRNRLKVLAAIHNAQVIQRLRATHGSFAQWLDAHHPLDKPAWVKLFKKTFRFTGGEITGEFLMSLGYLPGAHHADCPVFSRIQALAPPWLQAHKPATTRTVQRG